One window of Rubrivirga sp. SAORIC476 genomic DNA carries:
- a CDS encoding MBL fold metallo-hydrolase yields the protein MTGPALTVTLLGTGTSTGVPVIGCDCAVCTSDDPRDARLRTSAHVVAHTEAGDVHLQIDAGPDFRAQALRAGITAADALVITHEHFDHVVGLDDLRPLFFRNRAPIPTFALPRTADALRSMFRYIFDRTYPGASLLDLAEVDGPFTVTSREPGVSASVAVRPIRAPHGTFEVLGVRIGGFAYLTDAGAVPEETRALLRGVDVLVLDGLRPEPHPTHLTFAEAAEVAADVGARETWLVHVTHMVTHEAADAMLPADVRLAYDGLVLEVEAST from the coding sequence ATGACCGGCCCTGCGCTCACGGTCACGTTGCTCGGCACCGGCACGTCCACGGGCGTCCCGGTGATCGGGTGCGACTGCGCCGTCTGCACCTCCGACGACCCACGGGACGCGCGGCTGCGGACCTCGGCGCACGTCGTCGCGCACACCGAGGCGGGCGACGTGCACCTCCAGATCGACGCGGGGCCGGACTTCCGGGCGCAGGCGCTCCGGGCAGGCATCACGGCGGCGGACGCGCTGGTGATCACGCACGAGCACTTCGACCACGTGGTCGGGCTGGACGATCTGCGGCCGCTGTTCTTCCGCAACCGCGCCCCGATCCCGACCTTCGCGCTGCCGCGAACGGCGGACGCGCTGCGGAGCATGTTCCGCTACATCTTCGACCGGACGTATCCGGGAGCGTCGCTGCTGGACCTGGCGGAGGTGGACGGGCCGTTTACCGTGACCAGTCGCGAGCCGGGGGTGTCCGCATCGGTGGCGGTGCGGCCGATCCGGGCGCCACATGGGACGTTCGAGGTGCTGGGCGTCCGCATCGGCGGGTTCGCCTACCTGACGGACGCGGGGGCAGTACCGGAGGAGACGCGGGCGCTGCTGCGCGGCGTGGACGTGCTGGTGCTGGACGGCCTCCGGCCGGAGCCGCACCCGACGCACCTGACGTTCGCCGAGGCGGCCGAGGTGGCGGCGGACGTGGGGGCGCGCGAGACATGGCTCGTGCACGTGACCCACATGGTGACGCACGAGGCGGCGGACGCGATGCTGCCGGCGGACGTCCGGCTGGCGTACGACGGGCTGGTGCTGGAGGTGGAGGCGTCGACGTGA
- a CDS encoding Rne/Rng family ribonuclease — MKKQIVINASKDRSRIAIVENDELVELYVENPDNVRTIGNVYLGQIQKVMPAIRAAFVDVGQKQDCFLHFSDLTDNLPQLLALAGEDVPGLNEPVLSLAPAKRVADDEDEPDVEDALEVEATEPESSTKSRSRRRSRGRGRNRRGRGRGRSEEEEEQEEQGRRRLPGVIDLSSPARRPSRQRAPEPEEEDEVIEDAPTAEVEEAPTAEVEETPAEDAPAKPASRRRTKKAEATEEIEATEQTEVSESDDEDDTAEAGQEGSSKKKRRRRRRGGKGRGSDASGTDGETAEETSGATPEADSPEADSQDAEEAPTPKRSRRKKADAPVEPEPAAETPEADDAEEAPKPKRSRRKKDAPAADAEEEADDKGQRPGDVSPTGRSRRPTNPTTAEATDDDSEEESASSSKRLPATLDLTSSASKPSRSRRSPEPSDDDSDEEAEPSGRSRRSRGGRSAEPKANDTETEDSSDDTSSRSRRGRSRSSSDDSKGDDSKGRSRRGGRSSDDAADEKDAADSESGNRRRSRGGRSSSNDDLPASDTSKGEDSSSGGRRGRSSSDRSSSGRSSDRNAGRSSDRSNGRSSDRSSGRSNGSQKNGPIPPNEELLRRSGKIIVKITKEAISTKGPRVSTDLSLAGRFLVLVPAADYVAVSKKIESAKERRRLRTLATSLKPDRFGVIVRTVAEGRDAKSLDTDLRLLVDKWRKIEQKLNENPEPPVLLYQDVNMVSSVIRDLFSEDYDRILVDDPKVFKNVQAYVKAVAPQMADKVELHTGRAPVFRSLGIEKQVEEAFSKRVNMRGGGYLFIETTEAMHVVDVNSGRAGRGKSQKQNLIDVNVEAAREVAKQLRLRDLGGIIVVDFIDLKYDRDRKKVTDVLKQEFAKDRAVTKLLPMSDFGLVQITRQRLRPSITANATDEDGNPLDAADAVAAAGAGEIRRQGQQAYVEPEPQPQSTEPATERPALAPEDASPRALSGRLRGWLDHYRQTVDEKYKRRPIVVRVHPLFGGYLRGGFPSLLMRWRLSLRGITFVLEEDATVDPLTFDVRDQKSGRTLLKKYTP, encoded by the coding sequence TTGAAAAAGCAGATTGTCATCAACGCGAGCAAGGATCGCTCGCGGATCGCCATCGTCGAGAACGACGAGCTGGTCGAGCTCTACGTCGAGAACCCCGATAACGTCCGGACGATCGGGAACGTCTACCTCGGTCAGATCCAGAAGGTGATGCCCGCCATCCGGGCGGCCTTCGTCGATGTCGGCCAGAAGCAGGACTGCTTCCTCCACTTCTCGGACCTGACCGACAACCTTCCCCAGTTGCTCGCGCTGGCTGGTGAGGACGTGCCTGGCCTGAACGAGCCGGTCCTGTCGCTGGCCCCTGCGAAGCGCGTCGCCGACGACGAGGACGAGCCCGACGTGGAGGACGCCCTCGAGGTCGAGGCCACCGAGCCGGAGTCGTCCACCAAGAGCCGGAGCCGCCGGCGCTCCCGTGGTCGCGGCCGGAACCGCCGGGGACGCGGTCGCGGGCGTTCTGAGGAGGAAGAGGAGCAGGAGGAGCAGGGACGACGTCGCCTCCCGGGCGTGATCGACCTGAGCTCGCCTGCGCGTCGCCCGTCCCGCCAGCGCGCGCCGGAGCCCGAGGAGGAGGATGAGGTGATCGAGGACGCCCCGACCGCAGAGGTCGAGGAGGCGCCCACCGCGGAGGTGGAGGAGACTCCAGCCGAGGACGCGCCCGCCAAGCCGGCATCCCGCCGCCGCACCAAGAAGGCCGAGGCGACGGAGGAGATCGAGGCAACGGAGCAGACCGAGGTTTCGGAGTCCGATGACGAGGACGACACGGCGGAGGCCGGTCAGGAAGGCTCCTCGAAGAAGAAGCGTCGCCGTCGCCGCCGAGGCGGCAAGGGGCGCGGATCGGACGCCTCCGGTACCGACGGCGAGACTGCAGAGGAGACCTCGGGCGCGACGCCGGAAGCCGACTCTCCCGAGGCCGATTCGCAGGACGCCGAGGAGGCGCCGACACCCAAGCGCTCCCGTCGCAAGAAGGCCGACGCGCCCGTCGAGCCGGAGCCCGCCGCGGAGACGCCCGAGGCCGACGATGCCGAGGAGGCGCCGAAGCCGAAGCGGTCCCGCCGCAAGAAGGACGCCCCGGCGGCCGATGCCGAGGAGGAAGCCGACGACAAGGGCCAGCGCCCGGGCGACGTGTCGCCTACGGGCCGCAGCCGCCGTCCCACCAACCCGACGACGGCGGAGGCGACCGATGATGACAGCGAGGAGGAGTCCGCATCCAGCAGCAAGCGCCTGCCGGCCACGCTCGACCTGACCTCCTCGGCCTCCAAGCCGTCGCGGTCGCGTCGCAGCCCCGAGCCCTCCGACGACGACTCCGACGAGGAGGCTGAGCCCTCGGGGCGGAGCCGCCGCTCCCGCGGGGGCCGCTCGGCGGAGCCGAAGGCGAACGACACCGAGACGGAGGACTCCTCCGACGACACCTCGTCGCGTTCGCGCCGGGGCCGCTCCCGCTCGTCCTCCGACGACTCCAAGGGCGACGACTCCAAGGGACGCAGCCGCCGTGGCGGCCGCTCCTCCGACGACGCGGCGGACGAGAAGGACGCTGCCGACAGCGAGTCGGGCAACCGACGCCGCTCGCGGGGTGGCCGCTCGTCCAGCAACGACGACTTGCCCGCCTCGGACACGTCGAAGGGCGAGGACTCGTCCAGCGGAGGACGGCGCGGGCGTTCGTCGTCCGACCGGTCGTCCTCGGGTCGGTCCTCGGACCGGAACGCGGGTCGGTCGTCGGATCGCTCGAACGGCCGCTCCTCGGACCGCTCCTCCGGGCGGTCGAACGGGTCGCAGAAGAACGGGCCGATCCCGCCGAACGAGGAGCTGCTGCGGCGCTCCGGCAAGATCATCGTCAAGATCACCAAGGAGGCCATCTCCACCAAGGGGCCGCGCGTCTCGACTGACCTGTCGCTGGCGGGCCGCTTCCTCGTGCTCGTGCCCGCGGCCGACTACGTGGCCGTCTCGAAGAAGATCGAGAGCGCCAAGGAGCGCCGCCGCCTGCGGACGCTCGCGACGAGCCTCAAGCCCGATCGCTTCGGCGTCATCGTGCGGACGGTCGCCGAGGGGCGCGACGCGAAGAGCCTCGACACCGACCTGCGCCTGCTGGTCGACAAGTGGCGCAAGATCGAGCAGAAGCTCAACGAGAACCCCGAGCCGCCGGTGCTGCTGTACCAGGACGTGAACATGGTCTCGTCGGTCATCCGCGACCTGTTCTCGGAGGACTACGACCGGATCCTGGTCGACGACCCGAAGGTGTTCAAGAACGTCCAGGCCTACGTCAAGGCCGTCGCGCCGCAGATGGCCGACAAGGTGGAGCTGCACACCGGGCGCGCGCCCGTCTTCCGCTCGCTCGGCATCGAGAAGCAGGTCGAGGAGGCGTTCTCGAAGCGCGTCAACATGCGCGGCGGAGGCTACCTGTTCATCGAGACGACCGAGGCCATGCACGTGGTCGACGTCAACTCGGGCCGTGCGGGCCGCGGCAAGTCGCAGAAGCAGAACCTGATCGACGTCAACGTGGAGGCGGCCCGGGAGGTCGCCAAGCAACTCCGCCTGCGCGACCTCGGCGGCATCATCGTGGTCGACTTCATCGACCTCAAGTACGACCGTGACCGGAAGAAGGTCACCGACGTGCTCAAGCAGGAGTTCGCCAAGGACCGCGCGGTGACGAAGCTGCTGCCGATGTCGGACTTCGGGCTGGTCCAGATCACGCGCCAGCGCCTGCGCCCGTCGATCACGGCCAACGCGACCGACGAGGACGGCAACCCGCTCGACGCCGCCGACGCGGTCGCAGCTGCCGGCGCCGGGGAGATCCGCCGCCAGGGCCAGCAGGCCTACGTCGAGCCGGAGCCGCAGCCGCAGTCCACGGAGCCCGCTACCGAGCGCCCCGCGCTCGCGCCGGAGGATGCGTCCCCGCGCGCCCTCTCGGGGCGTCTCCGCGGCTGGCTGGACCACTACCGCCAGACGGTCGACGAGAAGTACAAGCGGCGGCCCATCGTAGTGCGCGTCCACCCGCTGTTCGGCGGCTATCTCCGAGGCGGCTTCCCGTCGCTCCTGATGCGCTGGCGCCTGTCGCTGCGCGGCATCACGTTCGTGCTGGAGGAGGACGCCACCGTGGACCCGCTCACGTTCGACGTTCGCGACCAGAAGTCGGGCAGGACGCTGCTGAAGAAGTACACCCCGTAG
- a CDS encoding citrate/2-methylcitrate synthase, whose translation MSQTSAPAPTPSRGLEGVTALDTELSYINGQEGTLIYRGYGIQDLATNASFEEVAYLLWKGTLPTQAQLDELNEQLRAARPVHPDLLDHLRHHTPKDANPMAAMRTALSMLAAYDEEADVMDPEANYRKAVRLTAKLPTLLAAFSRIRAGKDPVAPTQTGSTAFDFLTMLNGEEPGPAALQIMDAALVLHAEHGLNASTFACRVIGSTLSDMYSAVVGAMGALKGPLHGGANIEVMRTLIALDESGETAQEFVDRKLANKEKIMGIGHRVYKTLDPRATILRNMLSDLSEEKGETKWLEMSDTIRTTVKDTKGLDANVDFYSASVYYLLGIEIDLYTPIFAISRMTGWTAHLLEQWEDNRLIRPRAEYVGPKDLTVTPIADRG comes from the coding sequence ATGTCTCAGACCTCCGCTCCCGCTCCCACCCCGTCCCGTGGCCTCGAAGGCGTCACTGCCCTCGACACCGAGCTCTCGTACATCAATGGCCAGGAAGGCACCCTGATCTATCGCGGGTACGGCATCCAGGACCTCGCGACCAACGCCTCCTTCGAGGAGGTCGCCTACCTTCTTTGGAAGGGCACCCTCCCGACGCAGGCCCAGCTCGACGAGCTCAACGAGCAGCTCCGCGCGGCGCGGCCCGTCCACCCGGACCTGCTGGACCACCTCCGGCACCACACGCCGAAGGACGCCAACCCGATGGCCGCCATGCGGACGGCCCTCTCCATGCTCGCCGCCTATGACGAGGAGGCGGACGTGATGGACCCCGAGGCGAACTACCGCAAGGCGGTCCGCCTGACGGCCAAGCTCCCGACCCTCCTGGCGGCGTTCTCGCGCATCCGCGCGGGCAAGGACCCCGTCGCGCCGACGCAGACCGGCTCGACCGCGTTCGACTTCCTCACGATGCTCAACGGCGAGGAGCCCGGCCCGGCGGCCCTCCAGATCATGGACGCGGCCCTCGTGCTCCACGCCGAGCACGGCCTCAACGCCTCCACCTTCGCCTGCCGCGTCATCGGCTCGACGCTGTCTGACATGTACTCGGCGGTCGTCGGCGCGATGGGTGCGCTGAAGGGCCCCCTCCACGGCGGCGCCAACATCGAGGTGATGCGCACGCTGATCGCCCTCGACGAGAGTGGTGAGACAGCCCAGGAGTTCGTCGACCGCAAGCTGGCGAACAAGGAGAAGATCATGGGCATCGGCCACCGCGTCTACAAGACGCTCGACCCGCGCGCGACCATCCTGCGCAACATGCTCTCCGACCTCTCCGAGGAGAAGGGCGAGACGAAGTGGCTCGAGATGTCCGACACGATCCGTACGACGGTCAAGGACACGAAGGGCCTCGACGCCAACGTGGACTTCTACTCGGCGAGCGTCTACTACCTGCTCGGCATCGAGATCGACCTCTACACGCCCATCTTCGCCATCTCCCGCATGACGGGTTGGACGGCGCACCTGCTGGAGCAGTGGGAGGACAACCGGCTGATCCGCCCGCGCGCCGAGTACGTCGGCCCGAAGGACCTCACGGTGACGCCCATCGCCGACCGCGGCTAG
- a CDS encoding binary toxin-like calcium binding domain-containing protein yields the protein MRLVSLFLFLGLAVGASAQDSDGDGVPNALEASGFRFDIGSGAPVACDPAIELPCYVTDPLTWSSDGDPYSDLQEASGVNMDATVEAPYNSPLVAAYPVIEVTLGSYTFTSNATITDARGAALTEGMSFSRNVEETASASVTVGSEYNVVTGPTISGEATAGYSYTESYGSEVTSGRELNWETATSTELDNAGTLSLALFARNTGGATALAIRPTFNITIGGELVATVVPDEPLALSLAPGESGVPVVPIVGGEPLAIQLTLERLLALERGAAVAIRVVGIEANIQRWRPGDSNWACGSGETCTWTSFENQIRPRTTRLIVDFGYSGDPEATIPAPFRGNPFDFRVYAGSPSVSANLTLEAMLEIIGFDVTGAGAIEGRPYASWILFEQPDGDGLRPVYEAWQAVGGPPSMLDVVIPREATLALSSPDPASPGAAIRAVAATVDLLHVRAAIAARGGIPVESARAVLFQDGVARTVPLSPVFGRAYWSTEGAAFPTSPIGMASSYIEVTDVSGAVRRSPLELPIEQASTCGEVRDEDLFDVYNGGGRTVIFPTGILDGPVEVHCEVGSDETRYWVPQSVNARPLPLVDAVLLDDGTAIAVAEPPGDRSFVIYRSADGGRTWTRDTSVRASTMRGIAVRPDTQTLIATGVDIEGGGDYIRSEDGGATWEARSGPSDLAWVSHGGGGTWFAASGSAVYRSTDDGRTFTALTLPEAPERIVDVAFRSATIGMYVDTGNGASGSGHVWRTRDGGATWTEAVRAHNTVAVAYGGDGTWFVTGGRREVSGDDRVLRLTGDGDTWDNIPLSPLGAENLGRAAFVTPEIGYIPSEAGILKTEDGGSTWSFEPAVPQTRPRFVLPFDARRAVVLGSDFRASGTGAGLVQVTTSGGTGTVVATAQDPSPTASTALDPASPNPVRDRTTLTYRLDAPGDVELVVFDLLGREVARLADGPQRAGEHGVTWMPQGLASGVYVARLRVGDAVSSRTLTVVR from the coding sequence ATGCGTCTCGTTTCTCTGTTCCTCTTTCTCGGCCTCGCCGTCGGCGCGTCCGCTCAGGACTCCGACGGGGACGGCGTCCCCAACGCGCTCGAGGCCTCCGGCTTCCGGTTCGACATCGGGTCGGGCGCTCCCGTCGCGTGCGACCCCGCCATTGAGTTGCCCTGCTACGTGACCGACCCGTTGACGTGGTCGTCGGACGGGGACCCGTACTCTGACCTCCAGGAGGCGAGCGGCGTCAACATGGACGCGACCGTGGAGGCCCCCTACAACAGCCCGCTGGTCGCGGCCTACCCCGTCATCGAGGTCACGCTGGGGTCGTACACGTTCACCTCGAACGCGACCATCACCGACGCGCGCGGCGCCGCCCTGACCGAGGGGATGTCGTTCTCGCGCAACGTCGAGGAGACCGCGAGCGCCTCCGTCACGGTCGGCTCGGAGTACAACGTCGTCACCGGCCCGACCATCAGCGGCGAGGCCACGGCGGGCTACTCGTACACCGAGTCCTACGGGAGCGAGGTGACGTCGGGGAGGGAACTGAACTGGGAGACGGCCACCAGCACCGAACTGGACAACGCCGGGACGCTCTCGCTCGCTCTGTTCGCCCGCAACACCGGCGGCGCGACGGCCCTCGCCATCCGGCCGACCTTCAACATCACCATCGGCGGTGAACTCGTGGCGACGGTCGTGCCCGACGAACCACTCGCGCTCAGCCTGGCGCCGGGCGAGTCGGGCGTGCCCGTCGTGCCCATCGTCGGCGGCGAGCCGCTGGCGATCCAACTCACTCTGGAGCGCCTCCTGGCCCTGGAGCGGGGCGCCGCCGTCGCGATCCGCGTCGTGGGCATCGAGGCCAACATCCAGCGGTGGCGCCCCGGCGACAGCAACTGGGCGTGCGGCTCAGGGGAGACCTGCACCTGGACCAGCTTCGAGAACCAGATCCGGCCTCGCACGACGCGCCTGATCGTGGACTTCGGGTACTCCGGCGATCCGGAGGCGACGATCCCGGCTCCGTTCCGAGGCAACCCGTTCGACTTCCGCGTCTATGCGGGCTCGCCGAGCGTGTCGGCGAACCTCACCCTGGAGGCGATGCTGGAGATCATCGGCTTCGACGTGACGGGCGCGGGTGCCATCGAAGGCCGACCCTACGCATCCTGGATCCTGTTCGAGCAGCCCGATGGCGACGGCCTCCGGCCGGTCTACGAGGCGTGGCAGGCCGTCGGCGGGCCCCCCAGCATGCTGGACGTGGTGATCCCACGGGAGGCCACGCTCGCGCTCTCCAGCCCCGACCCCGCCAGCCCGGGCGCCGCCATCCGGGCCGTCGCGGCGACCGTCGACCTGCTGCACGTCCGGGCCGCCATCGCGGCACGCGGCGGGATCCCCGTCGAGTCGGCCCGGGCGGTGCTGTTCCAGGACGGCGTCGCGCGCACGGTCCCGCTCTCGCCGGTCTTCGGCCGCGCGTACTGGTCCACGGAAGGCGCCGCGTTCCCCACGTCGCCGATCGGCATGGCGTCCTCGTACATCGAGGTCACCGACGTGTCGGGGGCCGTCCGGCGGAGCCCGCTCGAACTGCCCATCGAGCAGGCCAGCACGTGCGGCGAGGTCCGCGACGAAGACCTGTTCGATGTCTACAACGGCGGGGGGCGGACGGTGATCTTCCCGACGGGCATCCTCGACGGTCCGGTGGAGGTCCACTGCGAGGTCGGCTCGGATGAGACGCGGTACTGGGTGCCGCAGTCCGTCAACGCACGGCCTCTCCCGCTCGTCGACGCCGTCCTCCTCGATGATGGGACCGCCATCGCTGTGGCCGAACCGCCGGGAGACCGCTCGTTCGTGATCTACCGCTCCGCCGATGGTGGGCGGACGTGGACCCGGGACACCTCCGTCCGCGCGTCTACGATGCGGGGGATCGCGGTGCGGCCGGACACGCAGACGCTGATCGCCACCGGCGTAGACATCGAGGGCGGCGGCGACTACATCCGCTCCGAAGACGGTGGGGCGACGTGGGAGGCCCGCTCCGGTCCGTCCGACCTGGCCTGGGTGTCGCACGGCGGCGGCGGCACGTGGTTCGCGGCGTCGGGGAGCGCCGTCTACAGATCCACCGACGACGGCCGGACCTTCACCGCCCTCACGCTCCCGGAGGCGCCGGAGCGCATCGTCGACGTGGCGTTCCGGAGCGCCACGATCGGGATGTACGTCGACACGGGCAACGGGGCCTCGGGCTCGGGTCACGTGTGGCGCACGCGAGACGGCGGCGCGACCTGGACCGAGGCCGTCCGCGCGCACAACACCGTCGCCGTCGCGTATGGCGGGGACGGCACGTGGTTCGTGACGGGCGGGCGGCGCGAAGTCTCGGGCGACGACCGGGTGCTGCGCCTGACCGGCGACGGCGACACCTGGGACAACATCCCCCTGAGCCCCCTCGGCGCGGAGAACCTGGGCCGGGCCGCTTTCGTGACGCCCGAGATCGGCTACATCCCGAGCGAGGCGGGCATCCTGAAAACGGAGGACGGCGGCAGCACGTGGTCGTTCGAGCCGGCCGTCCCTCAGACCCGTCCCCGGTTCGTGCTCCCCTTCGACGCCCGCCGCGCCGTCGTGCTCGGATCCGACTTCCGGGCGAGCGGGACGGGCGCCGGGCTCGTGCAGGTCACCACGTCGGGCGGGACGGGCACCGTCGTGGCGACCGCCCAGGACCCGTCGCCGACGGCCTCGACGGCGCTCGATCCCGCCTCCCCCAACCCGGTCCGCGACCGCACCACGTTGACCTACCGGCTCGACGCGCCCGGCGACGTGGAACTGGTCGTGTTCGACCTGCTCGGCCGCGAGGTCGCCCGGCTGGCCGACGGCCCGCAGCGCGCGGGCGAGCATGGGGTGACCTGGATGCCCCAGGGGCTGGCCTCCGGCGTCTACGTCGCCCGGCTCCGCGTCGGCGACGCCGTGTCGTCGCGGACGCTCACCGTCGTGCGCTGA
- a CDS encoding serine/threonine-protein kinase, producing the protein MDPALWTRIETFFGQALDRPAEERTAWLRHACGDDPVLYREVVSLLDADAAPAELLGGLAFEAFDPGDVDRLLATVPETVGPWRVGDVLGVGGMGTVYRAERREGFAQTVALKLVKRGMDTDAVLARFRSERQILASLEHPGIARLVDGGLADDGRPYLAMEYVEGEPITDYCDRHGLGISARLGLVAEVGEAVAFAHQNLVVHRDLKPSNVLVTPEGRVKLLDFGIAKVLADDADALHTRTGQRAFTPSYAAPEQLRGGRITTAADVYGLGAVLYRLLTGIRPVPTEGRSPAEVELAILADDPAPPSTVVRRSEEVAAARGTTPGRLQKRLRGDLDQIVLRALRRDPADRYETVRDLLDDLRRHREGLPVAARAGTRGYRLRRFAGRHRGALAGTAAALAVIVGVSAVAFARVAAERDRAETEAETAREVAGFLGSVLEEANPARALGDTISVYAALDSAALRLRTDLADQPAVQARLLTTIGDIYLGLNNPEAAEAALGEAVRLARSLRPPDPAIEIAALTTLGATRDVYRRLDDALPLLLEAAALARDHLDPSDPLYARAIERLAEVHRNRTEYALAEPLYDELLTLQRRYRAGTPELATTTNNHALFVAESGDHARALALHRETLALRIELLGAFHPSVANSLANLAHVSEASGAYADAVRWGWRADSLNQAIHGPEHQRTLRNRRTIAEALVGLGDVDRAEPLIQEVLDATEGSGSGNTNRARTLVIQSQALQARGLWAEAEASAIEGGRIYAAAAGPESFGVARALATQGQAALGRGDTARGRALLNQARDLYLAGVSADHFHVRALDTLLGQTEGR; encoded by the coding sequence ATGGACCCTGCCCTCTGGACCCGCATCGAGACCTTCTTCGGCCAGGCCCTCGACCGCCCGGCCGAGGAGCGGACGGCGTGGCTGCGCCATGCCTGCGGCGACGACCCGGTCCTCTACCGGGAGGTGGTGTCGCTCCTCGACGCGGACGCGGCCCCGGCGGAGCTCCTGGGTGGCCTCGCCTTCGAGGCCTTTGACCCCGGCGACGTCGACCGGCTGCTCGCGACCGTGCCGGAGACGGTCGGGCCGTGGCGCGTCGGAGACGTGCTCGGGGTGGGGGGGATGGGAACCGTGTACCGGGCCGAGCGCCGCGAGGGCTTCGCGCAGACCGTCGCGCTGAAGCTCGTCAAGCGCGGGATGGACACCGACGCCGTGCTGGCCCGCTTCCGCAGCGAGCGCCAGATCCTGGCTTCGCTCGAGCACCCGGGCATCGCGCGACTCGTCGACGGCGGGCTGGCCGACGACGGACGGCCCTACCTCGCCATGGAGTACGTCGAGGGCGAGCCGATCACCGACTACTGCGACCGCCACGGGTTGGGCATCTCGGCCCGCCTCGGGCTCGTCGCCGAGGTGGGCGAGGCCGTCGCGTTCGCGCACCAGAACCTGGTCGTCCACCGCGACCTCAAGCCGTCAAACGTGCTGGTCACGCCGGAGGGGCGCGTCAAGCTGCTCGACTTCGGCATCGCCAAGGTCCTGGCCGACGACGCCGACGCGCTCCACACCCGGACGGGGCAGCGCGCGTTCACGCCCAGCTACGCCGCGCCCGAGCAACTCCGCGGCGGGCGCATCACGACGGCCGCCGACGTCTACGGCCTGGGTGCCGTGCTGTACCGGCTGCTGACGGGAATCCGCCCGGTCCCCACCGAGGGGCGCTCGCCCGCCGAGGTCGAACTGGCGATCCTCGCCGACGACCCGGCCCCTCCCAGCACGGTCGTCCGGCGAAGCGAGGAGGTCGCAGCGGCGCGGGGAACGACGCCCGGGCGGCTCCAGAAGCGGCTCCGAGGCGACCTCGACCAGATCGTGCTCCGCGCCCTCCGTCGCGATCCCGCCGATCGGTACGAGACGGTCCGCGACCTGCTCGACGACCTGCGTCGCCACCGAGAGGGGCTGCCCGTGGCCGCGCGGGCGGGCACGAGGGGCTACCGGCTCCGGCGGTTCGCGGGGCGGCACCGGGGCGCGCTCGCCGGGACCGCGGCCGCGCTTGCGGTCATCGTGGGGGTCTCCGCGGTCGCGTTCGCGCGCGTGGCCGCGGAGCGCGACCGAGCCGAGACCGAGGCCGAGACGGCGCGCGAGGTGGCGGGCTTCCTGGGGAGCGTGTTGGAGGAGGCCAATCCCGCCCGCGCCCTGGGCGACACGATCTCGGTCTACGCCGCCCTCGACAGCGCCGCCCTGCGTCTCCGCACCGACCTCGCCGACCAGCCCGCCGTCCAGGCCCGGCTGCTCACCACGATCGGCGACATCTACCTCGGCCTCAACAACCCCGAGGCCGCCGAGGCGGCGCTCGGCGAGGCGGTCCGCCTCGCGCGCTCTCTCCGCCCGCCCGACCCGGCCATCGAGATCGCCGCCCTGACCACACTCGGCGCGACGCGCGACGTGTACCGGCGCCTCGACGACGCCCTGCCCCTCCTCCTGGAAGCCGCGGCGCTGGCGCGCGATCACCTCGATCCGTCGGACCCGCTCTACGCTCGGGCCATCGAGCGGCTGGCGGAGGTCCATCGCAACAGGACCGAGTACGCGCTCGCCGAGCCGCTCTACGACGAACTCCTGACCCTCCAGCGACGCTACCGGGCCGGGACTCCCGAACTGGCCACGACCACCAACAACCACGCCCTGTTCGTCGCCGAGAGCGGGGATCATGCGCGCGCCCTCGCACTCCACCGCGAGACGCTGGCGCTGCGGATCGAGCTGCTCGGCGCGTTTCACCCGAGTGTCGCCAACAGCCTGGCCAACCTCGCGCACGTCTCGGAGGCGTCCGGCGCCTACGCCGATGCCGTCCGCTGGGGCTGGCGGGCTGACTCGCTCAACCAGGCCATCCACGGGCCCGAGCACCAGCGCACGTTGCGCAACCGGCGCACCATCGCCGAGGCCCTGGTCGGACTGGGCGACGTGGACCGGGCCGAGCCGCTGATCCAGGAGGTGCTCGACGCGACGGAGGGCTCCGGCTCCGGGAACACCAACCGGGCCCGCACCCTCGTCATCCAGTCGCAGGCGTTGCAGGCCCGGGGGCTGTGGGCCGAGGCCGAGGCGAGCGCCATCGAGGGGGGGCGGATCTACGCGGCGGCGGCGGGGCCGGAGAGCTTCGGCGTGGCCCGAGCGCTCGCGACGCAGGGCCAGGCGGCACTGGGACGGGGAGACACCGCGCGCGGACGGGCTCTGCTGAACCAGGCCCGGGACCTGTACCTGGCGGGTGTGTCCGCCGATCATTTCCACGTGCGGGCCCTGGACACCCTCCTCGGCCAGACGGAGGGCCGGTAG